Genomic segment of Catharus ustulatus isolate bCatUst1 chromosome 3, bCatUst1.pri.v2, whole genome shotgun sequence:
TTCCATTCATACTGGTAGAGTACCTGGCTGCCACTTTCAAAGCCACAAAACCAGAGATTTTGCCACATCTAACTTGTACTATTCAAACTGCTTTACTTCAAGCATGCAGAGTCTACCTCCGGATACcagacagtttttaaaatagggTCACCTGGGGAAGATTCACCCCATGCACCAGTATGGGCTTGGGCAGTCCCAAGTCCCTGGAGAACAGCTCAGGAGAGGACCTGGGGacctgtccctgagccagcagtgtgtccttgtGGCCAAGAATGGGATCCTGGGGTGCATTGGGAAGAGCACTtccagcaggacaagggaggtgatcctgcccctctactcagccctggtgaggcaccTCCAGAGTGCTGtatccagttctgggctcctcaggacaagagagacaaggagctgctggagctggtgcagTGGAGGGCTGCAGAGATGATCAAGGAGCATCTCCTtccaaggaaaggctgagggagctgggcctgcccagcctggagagggaaCCTCATCAATGTCTGTATCTGAAGGGATGGTCAGAGTttggaccaggctctgctcagcagtgctgagcaatGGGACAAGAGGCAACAAGCAGGAACTGATGCACAGGAGTTCCatctgaatatgaggaagagCTTCCTTCTGTGCAGGTACCCgagcactggaagaggttgcaCGGAGAGGGcgtggagtctccctcactgagGATATTCCAGAACTGTCTGGAATGTTCTCCTGGAGGAcacagggaggttggaccagtTGACCCAccatggtcccttccaacctgacccattctgtggttctgtatCAGGCCAGTTTCCCAGCAGCTGTTAACAGGCACTTTTCCAAAAGCCAGCCCAACTGCTTCCGTTCATCCTGGTGGAGAATTTGGTCTACTTCAGTACAATATTTCACAACACTAACTTTTTAATTCCAGTTCAAGTTATTCCACTATAAAAAACATCCAAGCTGAAAGACCATCTTTACACACCTTAGACATCCTTACACTGCCTATTTTCACGGGATTTGAAGTCTTGTCCTTCCCACTTCCAGATGTCTGCAGAAAGGTTTGTGCTGCCTTGAGGCCAGTGCTGGCTTACCTTACATGCCTGTAAAGATCACTTGCAGAGAAGACAAGGCTTTGGCCAAAATCCAGCCTGAAACTTAACTTTCTTCTCATCTTTCTTGCAGACAGAATTTGTTGCTTTCCATTTTTGACAACTTCTCCAAAGAGTGTGAAAGTACCATGAGGAAACCGACTCACGAAATGCTGTAAGTACCTCTCTGCACAGAGATGATGGAAGTGGCAAATACAGACCTCCTCCCTTTTCTGCTCTTCACATGTTCTTTCACTAAGCAGGTCTTTGCCTGCCAATTCAGTCACCCCTGCAAGTTGCACAGTGGTAATTTTACTATCATTAAACCAAGATTTGGATGTTcgaaaggaaagggaaattaaatacCCTCATGATTTCACAAGCTTTTCTCCTTCCAGTTTGTCTTCTGAATTCTGAAAGGATTTCAAAACAAtgattaaatatttacagaagtTAGTGGCCTACATGGAGACTTCCCATTCtctaaaataaatgcagttgtTGGTGCGATTCAAAGAAGAACTGTGattgttaacttttttttttttgtctatagAAAGGATAATTAGACCTCTGCATATCAGTAGTTTTCCATGGTAGAATGGAGTCCCTGAGCTAGAAGTGCTATGACCCCGTGCCAGTGTTTTACTCCGTCTAAACATGTCTTTTCATATCATCACATAACAATATTCAGTGTGACAATGAGAAAGGCTCAAATCAAAACTGTTGTGTTGGCTGTGCTGGATGACACAGGCTCTAGCCCAGCTTTTAAGGGAGAAGTTTAAAGATTTACTATTCTTCATCCCTCTGCAGCTATAAATGGGAGACCTTGGGACTTCTTAGCAGCCCTGACATGGCGTCAAAGCATTCTAAAGTCTAGAAGAAACAAGGTTATGGTCACAAAATTCCAATGGCTAAATACAGCTGAAATATGATTGATTCATTGGGATAATTACTTTCTTGGACATTATCTTGTTTGCTGGTTAGTGAGGCCTCCTACACTTGCCATTTGGTTTTATCTGTCTGCTTGTTTTGGATTAGCATCTGTTGCACTCCTGCTGTGCATTAAATAGTCTGCCTAGCCTGCTGGCTCCTGAAGAGTTTTGCTTTGGCAAATGCCAATCCCAGCAATTCTCTGAGCAGTCATAATAAGCAAGTGAAAATAATATTATGATTCATGGGCTGCAGAACCACAGCAGAAATAATCTGAAAGTCCTGAATTCTTattagtaaaaagaaaaaaatccacaaaaatccaGCTTTCACATTCACATAGCAGCACATTCACACAGCCTCTCAGAAAAATCACAATCATTTCTAAAAGTAAATAGAGTAAAATGTATTCCCTGCTCTTCCAGTTTGAGCCTGGCAAGTAAATGCAAGACATTGGGCAGTTTTCTATATGTAGAGAGAAGAGCATGGATAATAAGTTTGGGATGTTATTTACCCCACAGGAATAGGTGAAAAGCAGCTCAGTTTCATTTGCCAGTAAAGACCCTGCTCCAGAAATATCATTTAATGGACATGCTTCAGTAGATGTGGAAGTTTAagcatatatttaaattatgctAAAGCTACCAGTTTTCTCAAGAGTTGCCCTCAATAGAGATGTTTTCACACTGCAGACTGAGTGTTTGCCCACCAAACACTCACAGTTGCAATGATTGGGAAGTTGGGAAATAGGCACCTGTTATGGCAGGGAAGTTCTTCTTTGGTAGACTTATCGCCACAGTCTTCATGACCAAGGGATTTTAGCAGTCTAATTTAAAAACCTACAAGATTTTTATTAGGAACTGGGTGCAGCCtaaatttaataaattcctAGCTATCAATGTGATTTAGTGAACCCCATGCTTTTCCTCCTTGCCCTATAATACAGCAAATTCCTCAGCATCTCCCAAGCCATACATAGTCTCAGGAATTAGTTTGCTAAGTGCCTTTCCTGAGGGGAGCAATGGTGCACAGCTAAAATCCATAGGTTATTTTAGTGTGGCCTCCACAACTGCCTGTGAAACCTCTGTGCATCAAACCTGTAATCCATCAGCCCAAGTGCTACTGTAGCTTGGactgcagccagccagcagcaggagaacgATGGCTCCTTCACAGACCGCTAAAAGCAAAGTACTTACAAATAAGCAAGTTGTGTAAGAGAGAATTTCTGTGGATGGGACTGTGacccctgctgctctccaaggCTGCTTCCCAAACACAAAGCATCCTTGCAAGGCTTCGTTGTTTGTAAACACCCTGTAGAAACACATGGAGGAAGTCACTGTTTTAAAACAACGGTTATCTGCTGTCTTTTGCAAAAGAATGCGAGTAGCATGTAACAAATAATTCACTTCTGTTTGGGGGGGTGGTTTTTTCATGGTTACAGAGATGACTCCAACAACACATTGCTGTGGTCAGTGGAGAGGAACACACATCCCTTTGCAACAGACGATGAAAGTTCTCCCTACAGCTACTCAACCATTTTCGATGACAGCGAAATGGCCGGCTTTGACTTTGAGTATGACTTTTGTCAGCCTAAAGTCCTCACGTGCACTCCGGAACCAGATGCCTTCAATCCCTGCGAAGACATCCTGGGATACAGCTTCCTCAGAGTGCTGATCTGGTTTATAAACATCCTCGCCATTGTTGGCAATTTCACCGTGCTCCTCGTTCTCCTGACCAGCCACTACAAGCTCACGGTTCCTCGCTTCCTCATGTGCAACCTCTCCTTTGCCGATTTCTGCATGGGGCTGTACCTCCTGCTCATCGCCTCCGTGGACGCCCAGACCAGCGGTCAGTACTACAACCACGCCATCGACTGGCAGAcgggcagtggctgcagcactgccgGCTTCTTCACGGTGTTTGCCAGCGAGCTGTCGGTGTACACGCTGACGGTGATCACCCTGGAGCGCTGGCACACCATCACCTACGCCATGCAGCTGGACCGCAAGCTGCGGCTGCGGCACGCCGTGCCCATCATGCTCGGGGGCTGGCTCTTCTCCATCGGGATAGCCGTGCTGCCTCTCTTTGGGGTCAGCAGCTACATGAAGGTCAGCATCTGTTTGCCCATGGATATCGAAACGGGCCTGTCCCAAGCCTACATCCTGCTGATCTTGGTGCTGAATGTTGTCGCCTTCTTTGTCATTTGTGCTTGCTACATCAAGATTTACATCGCTGTGCAGAACCCAGAGCTGGTAGCTGCCAATAAAGACACCAAGGTCGCCAAGAGAATGGCAGTACTGATCTTCACGGATTTCACCTGCATGGCCCCCATCTCCTTTTTTGCCATATCTGCTGCCTTCAAAGTTCCTCTCATCACGGTGACCAACTCCAAGATCCTGCTGGTCTTATTTTACCCCGTCAACTCCTGCGCAAACCCCTTTCTCTACGCGATTTTCACCAAAGCGTTTCGGAGGGATTTCTTTCTGCTATTGAGCAAGCTTGGTTGCTGCAAGAGCCGAGCAGAGCTCTACAGGATGAACTATTTCTCTGCTTATAACTCCAACTGCAAGAATGGcggcacagccacagcccccagcaAAGCCTCCCAAGCATTCCTGCTCTTGTCAGCCTTGGAGAAGCCCTATCCTGCACCACAGGACAAGACATCTCACAAGGAAAATTAACCCGGAGTGCCAAGAGATGCAGCACTTTGCAAGGCCAGTTGTGATTATCTTAGTGACTAGGGATTGTTTTACAATATTTTGAACAtttcataataaataaaaatgccagTGAGTAATTCTTATGCAACATAACTGTTCTGATGTTCAAAGTGgtgttttcccttctcttcctttgtGGTGATAGATGTGGAAGGTGGCTGTTAGGCAAAACTTTTCTGTTTGGAGAACCAGAAGAGTCCAGGAGTCAAGTTGCTCTTGAAGCTAACAGCTACTGCAGTGACTGCAGCCTGGCTTCTTTTTCTCTAGATCTGCTTCCCTGGAGTATTTAAAGCCTGTTTGCTACCTTTCATGGCTTCTTTTTTCATTCCTATCAGCTGTGCTGGCATTGTTGGTTTAATGAAAGAGGCACTAAATGAGACGCTTCCATTTCATCAACAGAAGCTTCCAATTACACAGCCACCTACACACAGTTAAAGAAAAGCGTTCAAGCAATAGGCTGTAAAGATGTCACCATGGAGGAAAGTTGATCTATTGAGCCTTTTTCACTGGCAATCTTGCAGTTTACACTAGATCTTAGTCTGAGCTGGTGGGTAGTTTACTTAAATTATTAACCCCCACACAGCTATGTGTGACCTGGAAATCACAAGAGATGCAAACCACCCCCCTTGCTGCACACAGGCTCAATTCAGGTATCACATGTGCGCACACACAAATCAGGTAATCAGGCTCCCTCTTGGCAGCAAGAGACCTGCTTCCTGCACAGGCAAGGAAGTGCTGCCTTGTTTTCCCTCCTGGGACAgtctcagaaattatttccaccTGTCCGCTCTGACATCACCAGTGCCAGTGGCATTGAGGAATGCACCAGGGCCTCTTCAGCACACACAATCCAACTCCATTCCCAGGCAATGAAGCAGAGTAGCAGAGTAGTTACCTTTTCATGCCAATGTTTTGCCATTaaaatctctcttttctttcactgtgcATTGCTCCATGCTATGGAGCATGCTAAATGCCTGCTCCAGATTTGTGACTGCACTGCTAATTTAAGTAAGCACAGAGTTTGATACATAAAAGAACAATGCTATTGCAATACTTTAATCCTTTTACATTCTCCTTTTCAGCTGAGTCCTTTGCTTTCATGTCTGTGACAACAACTAAGTTCCAAAGCGTTCCTCTTGTTGCCAAAACACTGTGCTGCAAGCTAAATTTGCTTCATGTTAATGAAAGCAATTCTTTGTACTAGTGATTGGTCTATCATTAGTTCATTATTGTGATAATTAGAAATAACATCTCTGACCCACTCTTACCTTCAGTGTAATGCCATGATTTCAATCAGTACAAAAGCTTTGGATGTAAGCACAGCTGTGCTCATGAGCAGCTCCCACAGGTAGGGAATGAAGCAGGATTGAGAACAGAGGGGACTCTTAAAACTCTGTGGTTTAGCAATCAGTACAAATTCCATCTGATGTACCTCTTTACTCACACCAGCTCCTGAGCTTAGCCAGTGATCAAATAGGACTATGATAGGATATTTAACTATAATACAAACCAAAGAACCAGTACTGGGCCTACAACTTCTCTGTCACCTATCTCAAAACTGATTTTTGAGATTCATTTCTTGTGACATCCCATAGAATAGTCCTGCACATGATTAAGGACATGACAGCACAGTATCTGAAGTGGGCAATAAGTAATTTACCTGCATTATGCTCCAACAGGACAAGGCTTGCCAGCACACCCTCCATGCCACATAACATGGTCAAGAAACTATAGGCAAGGGAGAGGAGTTAGAATTAACAACTGGTAGCACCTGCCctacagagctgcagagggaacaGCCAAGCAGCAAAATAATCTCTGtgggcatttttctttttgtaactGCTGAAAGTGGAGTGGAATCCACCATTTACaacatttctgttaaaaaaaaataaaaaccactgaCAAAACATTAAATGTGACTTATAGACTTAAAATTTGTCTACACACAAAAGTAAGCAAATAAGTACAACTTTAATTAGAGATTTAGATTCATGCCAGAGCTTCTCATGCAAGTTACACTTGTTATTCTatctcattatttttactttaccTTCTTCCTAGTGTAAAGTTTTAGGACAGCCATTTACTGAAATCTCTTTGAAGGGCATAACTGGTATTACGCACCTCCATCCTGTCACATCTTCAGCAATATGTTTGCTAAACTGCAAGTAGCAGCAGTCAAAAACATTAAGTCATAAACTATTCAGATCAAAAGCACTGATTACTGCTCAAGTCACTGGCTAGAGCTTACATTTTAATaagaagcatttctttttcagtataAAAAACTCCTGACTTCAGgtgtatttatttgtaaatgtCCTGTTCAAAGCTGTAATTCTTTACTAATGCTGTCTTTAAAACTAGCTAAAACTAAGTGCTCTTTAGCCACTTTATTTTATAGTGACCAAGAAAAACAGGTCAAATTCAGAAGTATCATTCAGAGTCTTTTTGGTGCTAAGTGAATGGTGCATATCCAATTGTGTCCCATGGATTCCTGTGCCACACTTCCTCTGCTACCAGTCTTTTCTGACATTAAAAATGGTCCCACAGTTACTAATGTTCACATTTACAGAGCATGAGCACCTCAGAGCCTGTGAGATAATGCTGAAAACTAAAAGTATCTATCATGTGGTACGAGCTGCATTTCTTGTGCATTTATGGGTCTGAAGTGTAGCAGCAGTGCAGTTACAAGTCATCcaaatgggggaaaaagaaattatacattggaatattttaattgccTCTGAATACACAATTCCTcacattccagcagcagcatcgatgaaagacaaaagaaatgtaACACCTGGTTCAAGTGCTCTAGTTCAGTGTCCTGTCTTTGATACTGGAGAGTAACAGATGCATCAACAAAGCACACAAGAACCACAGTAGTTGCTAACAAACTGCTTCCTGCCTTATGGCATCAGCACAGGGATTTGCACCGTTATGAACAAGGACTGGGGTGTTTCCCTTCATTTCTTCCCTACATTCATTCTCTCccactttcccttttcccagcctcTGCACCCTTCTCGGGGACTGGAGATAACCAAAATGCCTCACAGTGTCTCGTTCCAGCAGGCAGGGGGAAGCATGCCTTAGTGAGCACTGCCCTTCCAGCAGGATGATCCTGTTCTGaggcagcccagctgcagctttACCATGGAGTTGCCCATCTTGCCCCGCAAGGAACAAAAGCcagccagggaaaagctgcagctcagaaagACAAGGGCTCAAAGTTTCTTTTGGACCTTTATTTCTAGAAGAATTAACAAAAAGTTGATGCAGAGGGCTGGGAGGAATGCAGTTCTCATGGTAGGGTGAGCTACTGCCATGTGCACGGCTTGTACTCATTTCTCTAAGCAGAGTTTATAGTGAGGGAACACAAAACCAACTCTGCCCTAGAAATAGATATGAGATGACACTTTTATTATAATGCACAATTTGTACCATTCACAGCTTACTGGTCTGTAGTCCTAGAACAAAGTGGAAATGTACAGTAGCAAACTTAAATAACTTTGCATtgacagtgaaaataaatcacattttaatgTTACATCACACTACTCATTGCATCTCAGTAGACAAAGCTAGTATAGAATAAACAGTAATAATTCTCATATATTAAGAGTTCCAGGATCTTTCCCAGACATTACCTTTATTGCATCTAGAGTGCATGCCTTTAAACtcaaatccaaaaaaaaccacaaagaaactggaaaaaaaatcaagagaaatGTGCAGCTTCAGAAATAGCCACAGGTTTCAGACATGCACAGATATTGCTTTCTTCTGAACTCAAAAGTCTttgaaaagaataacaaaacatTATCTTTCAAGTCATACCTCAGTTAAAAACAACAGAACTAAAATTTATTCAATTATAATCAATAAGTATTTCTTTACTAATTACCAAGTATTTCTCTAATTTCTTGAATTACAAACAGATATAACAACATTTCAAACTTGAAAGTCATTAATACCAAAGATGCTTCTTcattggaaaaaatgaaataatcagaaaaaaaacagcaaaggcaACTAAGTAGCCAACAATAAAGTGGCTTAGTTTGCAAAGTAAACAGATTAACAACATAATTTAACAACACagattttgcatattttttatCACAgctttgttggggtttttttgcaggttttttttggtttgtttttttttaatggcccAACAACAGAAAGTCCAGTTGTTTGACAGAAAGCTTATAAGGAAATAATGCCACAGTCTTCAAGGATATACTGGAGCGAGGTTTCACCACTCTGCATCTCCAGTGGCTTTTGCAAAAACGTGGTCTTTGCCCTCAATGGACATCACTCCATCTTTTAAGTAGAACTTCCATTTGTTCTTAGTTCGATGAATCTGatcaaaaataataatcaaaatTAATGCAACCACAAATATACATTAGaccattcatttaaaaaacaaacaaacaaaaacccccaagatTTAAGCACAACCTGTTTTACACaccaggtttttattttaaaatccttatgGCCCAAAATATCCAAAGGAAGTATTATACTTCAGTTGTTTATAAAGGACTCCCTGCCCTCTCAAGAGGGAAACCCCCTGAATCttatcccatcctgtcccactCTCCCATCCCACAACTTCACCCCAAAAAAGTGTTAGCTGTAGCAGTTAAACACCAGCAGAACAAGACAAAAGTAATGAGGCaatcccaaaacacagcacaccTTGCAAACCAGTTTaactaaaatgcattttctttt
This window contains:
- the LHCGR gene encoding lutropin-choriogonadotropic hormone receptor — translated: MVPWPLVLALALAGPAGAGGRCPRRCSCTHGALRCPPHGALPAPARASFTHLPVKVIPSHAFEGLQDTFIIEISQSDSLERIEASAFDSLPTLSEILILNTKNLLHIEDGAFRNLPRLKYLSICNTGIRQFPDLTQIFSLEAHFILELCDNLRMTIIPQNAFQGMNNESLTLKLYKNGFEDIHSHAFNGTKLNQLILKDNKNLRRIHNDALRGATGPDVLDISSTALESLPSYGLEAIQVLNATSSYSLKRLPPLDKFSSLLEAVLTYPSHCCAFRNLRTEKQNLLLSIFDNFSKECESTMRKPTHEMLDDSNNTLLWSVERNTHPFATDDESSPYSYSTIFDDSEMAGFDFEYDFCQPKVLTCTPEPDAFNPCEDILGYSFLRVLIWFINILAIVGNFTVLLVLLTSHYKLTVPRFLMCNLSFADFCMGLYLLLIASVDAQTSGQYYNHAIDWQTGSGCSTAGFFTVFASELSVYTLTVITLERWHTITYAMQLDRKLRLRHAVPIMLGGWLFSIGIAVLPLFGVSSYMKVSICLPMDIETGLSQAYILLILVLNVVAFFVICACYIKIYIAVQNPELVAANKDTKVAKRMAVLIFTDFTCMAPISFFAISAAFKVPLITVTNSKILLVLFYPVNSCANPFLYAIFTKAFRRDFFLLLSKLGCCKSRAELYRMNYFSAYNSNCKNGGTATAPSKASQAFLLLSALEKPYPAPQDKTSHKEN